From the Planctomycetota bacterium genome, the window GGCTTTGCTCGCCCCGGGCACTCGCCCGCGGGACCGGCGGGCGGGTGCCGACGCGCATTTCCGGATGCCCGAACAGAACCGAACCGCTCTCGCGGCGACCGCACCACGGTGGGTGCGACCCCGCGCCGGGCGGCAATCGACCAGGACCGCCATGACGAGCGCGACCCAGAGCCCGACCCCCCAGGCCGACGCCACGCCCCGGAACCATCGCATCCGCAATGTGGCGATCATCGCGCACGTCGACCATGGCAAGACGACGCTGGTCGACAACCTGCTCAAGCAGAGCGGGAACTTCCGCGCGGGCGAGCTCGAGAAGCTCGAGGGCGGGCAGCACGGGCTGATCATGGACAGCAACCCGCTCGAACGCGAGCGCGGCATCACCATCCTCTCGAAGAACTGCGCCGTGAACTACCACGCGGCCGACGGCACCGAGTACCGCATCAACATCATCGATACGCCCGGGCACGCCGACTTCGGGGGCGAGGTCGAGCGCGTGCTGCGCATGGCCGACGGGGTCTGCCTGCTCGTGGACTCGTCCGAGGGCGTCATGCCCCAGACCAAGTTCGTGCTGGGCAAGGCGCTGGAGATCGGACTGCGCCCGGTGGTGATCGTGAACAAGGTCGACCGCCCCGACCAGCGCGTCCAGGACGTCGTGCACGAGGTCTTCGACCTCCTGGTCGAACTGGGTGCCGAGGAGCACGCGCTCGACTTCCCCGTCATCTACGCGAGCGGGAAGAACGGGTGGGCGACCCGCGAGTGGCCCGTGCCCGCGCAGAAGCCCGACTCGCTCCGCGACGTCTTCGAGGCGATCGTGAAGGAGATCCCCGCGCCCCCGGCCGACACCAGCGGCCCGCTGCAGGTGCTCATCACCAACATCGACTACAACGAGTACGTCGGGCGCATCGGCATCGGGCGGGTGTTCAGCGGGTCGGTGAAGGCCGCCCAGAGCGTGGTGGTGCTCAAGCGCGACGGCGCGACCGTGCCCTCGAAGGTCGGGCAGCTCCTGCAGTTCTCGGGGCTCAAGCGTCAGGAGGCGGTCGCGGTCGAGGCCGGCGACCTGTGCGCGATCGTCGGGCTGGAGAGCGTCGACATCGGCGACACGGTCGCGGACCCCGAGAGCCCCAAGGCCCTCCCCGCGCTCAAGGTCGAAGAGCCGACCATGACGATGCTCTTCAAGATCAACGACTCGCCGTTCGCGGGGCTGGAGGGCGAGTTCGTGACGAGCCGCCAGATCCGCGAACGCCTGACGAAGGAACTGCAGCGCAACGTGGCGATGCGCGTGGAGAGCGGGCGGACGGCGGACGAGTTCATGGTCTCGGCGCGCGGGGTGCTGAGCCTGGGGATCCTCATCGAGACGATGCGGCGCGAGGGGTTCGAGCTGGCCGTCGGCAAGCCCGAGGTCGTGACGAAGACGATCGACGGGGTGCTGTGCGAGCCGATCGAGGAACTGGTCGTCGACGCCCCGCAGGAGACGGTGGGCTCGGTGATGGAGCTCGTCGGCGGGCGTAAGGGCGAACTGAAGAAGATGGACACGCGGGGCGAGGGCGTGGCGCACATGCGCTTCGAGATCCCCTCGCGCAGCCTGATCGGGCTGCGCTCGCGCATGATGACCGCGACGCAGGGCCAGGCGATCATGCACCACTCGTTCCTGCGGTTTGACCCCGTGTCGGGCGAGATCCCGCACCGCAAGGCCGGCGTGCTCGCGAGCATCGA encodes:
- the typA gene encoding translational GTPase TypA, with the protein product MTSATQSPTPQADATPRNHRIRNVAIIAHVDHGKTTLVDNLLKQSGNFRAGELEKLEGGQHGLIMDSNPLERERGITILSKNCAVNYHAADGTEYRINIIDTPGHADFGGEVERVLRMADGVCLLVDSSEGVMPQTKFVLGKALEIGLRPVVIVNKVDRPDQRVQDVVHEVFDLLVELGAEEHALDFPVIYASGKNGWATREWPVPAQKPDSLRDVFEAIVKEIPAPPADTSGPLQVLITNIDYNEYVGRIGIGRVFSGSVKAAQSVVVLKRDGATVPSKVGQLLQFSGLKRQEAVAVEAGDLCAIVGLESVDIGDTVADPESPKALPALKVEEPTMTMLFKINDSPFAGLEGEFVTSRQIRERLTKELQRNVAMRVESGRTADEFMVSARGVLSLGILIETMRREGFELAVGKPEVVTKTIDGVLCEPIEELVVDAPQETVGSVMELVGGRKGELKKMDTRGEGVAHMRFEIPSRSLIGLRSRMMTATQGQAIMHHSFLRFDPVSGEIPHRKAGVLASIETGAVTTHACELLADRGVLFVEPGEKVYTGQIVGEHNRDNDLTVNITRLKHLDNMRAASKDKTVVLKAPRKITLEYAMEYIEDDELVEITPTSVRLRKKLLSEAERRKVERASRDRDADES